A stretch of the Lolium perenne isolate Kyuss_39 chromosome 3, Kyuss_2.0, whole genome shotgun sequence genome encodes the following:
- the LOC139837658 gene encoding uncharacterized protein, with amino-acid sequence MLVMSGHAKKLNDLGMMIPNQLGIHRVLQSLPPSYKNFVMNYNMQNMNKDLPEIFSMLKSAEVEIKKENQVLMVNKTTSFKKQGKPNKGNFKKGGKKVAPHPEKPKAGPKPETVCYYCQGKGHWKRNCPKYLADLKSGHVKKKGTAE; translated from the exons atgctcgtcatgtccgggcatgcgaagaagctcaatgacttggggatgatgatccctaaccagctgggtattcatcgtgtccttcaatcactgccaccaagttacaagaacttcgtgatgaactacaacatgcagaacatgaataaagatttacctgaaatcttttccatgctgaaatctgctgaagtagagattaagaaggagaaccaagtgttgatggtcaacaagaccaccagtttcaaaaagcaaggcaagcctaacaagggtaacttcaagaagggcggcaagaaagttgcaccgcatcctgagaagcctaaggctggtcctaaacctgagactgtgtgctattactgccaggggaaggggcactggaagcgcaattgccccaaatacttggccgatctgaagagcggccacgtcaaaaagaaag gaactgcggaatag